The following are from one region of the Lytechinus variegatus isolate NC3 chromosome 4, Lvar_3.0, whole genome shotgun sequence genome:
- the LOC121412861 gene encoding serine/threonine-protein phosphatase 6 regulatory ankyrin repeat subunit C-like — translation MTPLYAAANFGHIDTVKFFVCNGADVNEEHDDKRIPIHFAACRGHIEIMEYLIQQGSDVNKADSKGWTPFNAAIQYGHLEAVKYLIDKGAKQNRDDGATPLYAAAQFDVNGEDGDKMIPLHGAVSRGHMEVLKYLIQKGSDVNKVDAIGWTPLNVAIRIGHLEAVKILLKNGSAHTRSEE, via the exons ATGACTCCACTCTATGCTGCAGCTAATTTCGGTCATATAGATACTGTGAAATTTTTCGTTTGCAACGGTGCTGATGTAAATGAAGAGCATGATGACAAGAGGATTCCTATTCATTTTGCAGCTTGTAGAGGTCACATCGAAATCATGGAATATCTCATTCAACAAGGTTCTGATGTAAACAAGGCTGATTCTAAAGGttggacaccattcaatgcAGCTATCCAATATGGTCATCTAgaagctgtcaaatatctcattGATAAAGGAGCCAAGCAGAACAGAGATGATGGAGCGACCCCACTCTATGCTGCAGCTCAATTTG ACGTGAATGGAGAAGATGGTGATAAAATGATTCCTCTCCACGGTGCTGTTTCTAGAGGTCACATGGAAGTCCTGAAATACCTTATTCAGAAAGGATCTGATGTTAACAAAGTTGATGCAATTGGTTGGACGCCTTTGAATGTAGCAATTCGAATTGGTCATTTAGAAGCTGTCAAAATTCTCCTGAAAAACGGATCAGCACACACGAGATCAGAGGAATGA
- the LOC121412863 gene encoding ankyrin repeat domain-containing protein 50-like, protein MSALHAAARTGNIDIVKYLIQHGSNVNKTHKNGLTPLIASIIEGHLEVVEFLMAKGAKCVSTESISPLYIAAQYNHVEVVKFLVSKGYNVNERTESGKSPLHAACYNGNIDMVDFLLLNIADVNIQDQDGWTPLQAAAQKGHLQVVKYLSVRGANMKDMDGITSNKASPNKDHSTRRIKGRCCTGVFAQIATRDQQYKIHQNAITAEDATASSTDPQVQSCTTHTEQSELQVHNIHDENEFIHAEIEEESWD, encoded by the coding sequence ATGAGTGCTCTCCACGCTGCTGCCCGTACCGGTAACATTGATATCGTGAAGTATCTTATTCAGCACGGCTCTAATGTAAACAAGACACACAAAAATGGGTTGACACCACTGATTGCTTCAATCATTGAAGGTCATTTGGAAGTTGTTGAATTTCTCATGGCAAAAGGAGCTAAATGTGTCAGTACTGAAAGCATTTCACCACTTTACATCGCTGCTCAATACAACCATGTAGAAGTAGTAAAATTCCTCGTGTCCAAGGGGTATAATGTGAACGAAAGGACGGAAAGTGGCAAATCCCCGCTTCATGCAGCATGTTATAATGGTAACATTGATATGGTAGACTTCTTACTTCTCAACATTGCTGATGTGAATATACAAGATCAAGATGGGTGGACCCCTCTTCAAGCCGCTGCACAAAAAGGCCATCTACAAGTAGTCAAGTATCTTTCAGTGCGTGGTGCAAACATGAAGGATATGGATGGTATAACTTCGAATAAGGCGTCGCCAAACAAAGATCACTCTACTCGTCGAATAAAGGGAAGATGCTGTACTGGTGTGTTTGCTCAAATTGCGACACGAGATCAACAATACAAAATCCATCAGAATGCAATCACTGCAGAAGATGCGACAGCATCCTCAACGGACCCACAGGTGCAGTCATGTACAACACATACAGAACAATCCGAGCTCCAGGTGCACAATATTCATGACGAGAATGAATTCATTCATGCTGAAATTGAAGAAGAAAGTTGGGATTGA
- the LOC121412864 gene encoding serine/threonine-protein phosphatase 6 regulatory ankyrin repeat subunit B-like — MGATDTSLITPKENMSSQNTSVVSISEQTTPQQDNTDGGDIVLSNNSYRQKEMLNSKPASFTTNSSKSDDMCTQLKECRLQTLDITKVLDNDSINALEDWDTAYKTLLGEISSSDANWSTHDLPLNHDIDKMDDEGYTPLYKAALEGNLNEVEGLISQEANLDKPSKGGLRPLHAAAQEGHEDVVDFLILHGADPSVECDMGQTPLHKAALEGYSNIIDSLIAEGSDINKGDTEGWTPFNAAIYKGHLQAVKYLLDKGAKHNRYDRMTPLYAAAQFGHLDIVEYFISNGADVNEVDDNGMIPLHGAASEGHLDIMEYLTELGSDVNKADPKGYTPFHAAIEYGHLEAVKYLLDKGAKQNRYDGMTPLYAAAQSGHLDIVKFFISNGADVNEEDHYGMIPLHVAAINGNMKIMEYLIELGSDVNKADPKGYTPFHAAIEYGHLEAVKYLLDKGAEQNRYDGMTPLYAAAESGHLDFAKFFISNGADVNEEDDYGMIPLHGAAINGNMKIMEYLIELGSDVNKADPKGYTPFHAAIEYGHLEAVKYLIDKGAKQNRYDGMTPLYAAAESGHLDFAKFFISNGADVNEEDDYGMIPLHGAAINGHIMIMEYLTELGSDVNKADPKGYTPFHAAIQYGHLEAVKYLIDKGAKQNRYYGATPLCFAAEFGHFDIVEYFITNGADVNEEDDNGRIPLHGAAISGNMKIMEYLIEQGSDVNKADPKGWTPFNAAIQYGHLEAVKYLIDKGAKQNRYDGATPLYAAAQLGHLDIVKFFISNGAAVNEDVNWRIPLHGAASRGHLDIMEYLIQQGSDVNKADTKGWTPFNAAIQYGHLEAVKYLLDKGAKQNRYDGMTPLYAAAQFGRFDIVEYFISNGSDVNEEDDNGRIPLHGAAISGNMKIIEYLIEQGSDVNKADTKGWTPFNAAIQCGHLEVVKYLIDKGAKQNRYDGATPLYFAAQFGRFDIVEYFISNGSDVNEEDDNGRIPLHGAAISGNMKIIEHLIEQGSDVNKADTKGWTPFNAAIHYGHLEVVKYLIDKGAKQNMYDGMTLVYAAAAFGCLGIVIFFISKGSDVNEEDDNGRIPLPRCCYQW; from the coding sequence ATGGGCGCAACGGACACCTCGTTGATCACTCCAAAAGAGAACATGTCATCACAAAATACCTCTGTAGTTTCCATTTCTGAACAAACGACACCACAACAAGATAATACAGATGGGGGCGATATTGTATTGTCCAACAATTCTTACAGACAGAAAGAGATGTTAAACAGCAAACCTGCATCTTTCACAACCAACTCTTCGAAATCAGATGATATGTGTACCCAACTAAAGGAATGCAGGTTGCAAACATTAGATATCACCAAAGTCTTAGACAACGACAGTATTAATGCTTTGGAAGATTGGGATACAGCATACAAAACACTCCTCGGAGAAATATCCTCTAGTGATGCCAATTGGTCTACACACGATCTGCCACTCAATCATGACATAGACAAGATGGATGATGAAGGATACACACCACTTTACAAAGCAGCTTTAGAGGGAAACCTCAATGAGGTTGAGGGTCTAATTTCACAGGAAGCAAACCTGGATAAACCAAGCAAGGGAGGGCTTCGACCTCTTCATGCTGCAGCTCAAGAGGGACATGAAGACGTCGTTGATTTCCTCATCCTACATGGAGCGGATCCAAGTGTTGAATGTGACATGGGTCAGACACCCCTTCATAAAGCAGCACTAGAAGGGTATTCCAATATCATAGACAGTCTTATTGCAGAAGGGTCAGATATAAACAAAGGTGATACAGAGGGttggacaccattcaatgctgccATTTACAAAGGGCATCTACAAGCTGTTAAATATCTCTTAGATAAAGGAGCCAAGCATAACAGATATGATAGAATGACCCCACTCTATGCTGCAGCTCAATTCGGTCATTTAGATATCGtggaatatttcatttccaatgGCGCTGATGTGAATGAAGTTGACGATAATGGGATGATTCCTCTTCATGGTGCTGCTAGTGAAGGCCATCTAGATATCATGGAGTATCTCACTGAGTTAGGGTCAGATGTAAACAAGGCTGATCCAAAGGGTTATACACCATTCCATGCTGCCATTGAATACGGTCATCTAgaagctgtcaaatatctcCTAGATAAAGGAGCCAAGCAGAACAGATATGATGGAATGACCCCACTGTATGCTGCAGCTCAATCCGGCCATTTAGATATCGTgaaattcttcatttccaatGGCGCTGATGTGAATGAAGAAGATCATTATGGGATGATTCCTCTTCATGTAGCTGCTATAAATGGTAACATGAAGATAATGGAGTATCTCATTGAGTTAGGGTCAGATGTAAACAAGGCTGATCCAAAGGGTTATACACCATTCCATGCTGCCATTGAATACGGTCATCTAgaagctgtcaaatatctcCTAGATAAAGGAGCCGAGCAGAACAGGTATGATGGAATGACCCCACTTTATGCTGCAGCTGAATCCGGCCATTTAGATTTCGCGAAATTCTTCATCTCAAATGGCGCTGATGTTAATGAAGAAGATGATTATGGGATGATTCCTCTTCATGGAGCTGCTATCAATGGTAACATGAAGATCATGGAGTATCTCATTGAGTTAGGGTCAGATGTAAACAAGGCTGATCCAAAGGGTTATACACCATTCCATGCTGCCATTGAATACGGTCATCTAGAAGCGGTCAAATATCTCATCGATAAAGGAGCCAAGCAGAACAGATATGATGGAATGACCCCACTGTATGCTGCAGCTGAATCCGGCCATTTAGATTTCGCGAAATTCTTCATCTCAAATGGCGCTGATGTTAATGAAGAAGATGATTATGGGATGATTCCTCTTCATGGAGCTGCTATCAATGGTCATATAATGATCATGGAGTATCTCACTGAGTTAGGGTCAGATGTAAACAAGGCTGATCCAAAGGGTTATACACCATTCCATGCTGCTATTCAATACGGTCATCTAgaagctgtcaaatatctcatcGATAAAGGAGCCAAGCAGAACAGATATTATGGAGCGACCCCTCTCTGTTTTGCAGCTGAATTCGGTCATTTCGATATCGTGGAATACTTCATTACCAATGGCGCTGATGTGAAcgaagaagatgataatggaAGGATTCCTCTTCACGGTGCTGCTATCAGTGGTAACATGAAGATCATGGAATATCTCATTGAACAAGGGTCTGATGTGAACAAGGCTGATCCAAAGGGttggacaccattcaatgctgctaTCCAATACGGTCATCTAgaagctgtcaaatatctcatcGATAAAGGAGCCAAGCAGAACAGATATGATGGAGCGACCCCACTCTATGCTGCAGCTCAATTAGGTCATTTAGATATCGTGAAATTCTTCATTTCTAATGGTGCTGCTGTTAATGAAGATGTTAATTGGAGGATTCCTCTTCATGGTGCTGCTAGTAGAGGCCATCTAGATATCATGGAGTATCTCATTCAACAAGGGTCAGATGTGAACAAGGCTGATACAAAGGGttggacaccattcaatgctgctaTTCAATACGGTCATCTAgaagctgtcaaatatctcCTAGATAAAGGAGCCAAGCAGAACAGGTATGATGGAATGACCCCACTGTATGCTGCAGCTCAATTCGGTCGTTTCGATATAGTGGAATACTTCATTTCCAATGGATCTGATGTTAAcgaagaagatgataatggaAGGATTCCTCTTCACGGTGCTGCTATCAGTGGTAATATGAAGATCATTGAATATCTCATTGAACAAGGGTCTGATGTGAACAAGGCTGATACAAAGGGttggacaccattcaatgctgctaTCCAATGCGGTCATCTAGAAGTTGTCAAATATCTCATCGATAAAGGAGCCAAGCAGAATAGATATGATGGAGCGACCCCTCTCTATTTCGCAGCTCAATTCGGTCGTTTCGATATAGTGGAATACTTCATTTCCAATGGATCTGATGTTAAcgaagaagatgataatggaAGGATTCCTCTTCACGGTGCTGCTATCAGTGGTAATATGAAGATCATTGAACATCTCATTGAACAAGGGTCTGATGTGAACAAGGCTGATACAAAGGGttggacaccattcaatgctgctaTCCATTACGGTCATCTAGAAGTTGTAAAATATCTCATAGATAAAGGAGCCAAGCAGAACATGTATGATGGAATGACCCTAGTATATGCTGCAGCTGCATTCGGCTGTTTAGGTATCGTGATATTCTTCATTTCCAAAGGATCTGATGttaatgaagaagatgataatggaAGGATTCCTCTTCCACGGTGCTGCTATCAGTGGTAA
- the LOC121412865 gene encoding serine/threonine-protein phosphatase 6 regulatory ankyrin repeat subunit A-like gives MKMLEYLIQEGSDVNKADPKGWTPFNAAIEYGHLDAVKYLIDKGAKQNRYDGMTPLYAAAQSDHLDIAKFFISNGADVNEEDDYGMIPLHGAAINGNMKIMEYLIEQGSDVNKADPNGLTPFNAAIYKGHLEAVKYLIDKGAKQNRYYGATPLYFAAKFGHFDIVEYFISNGSDVNEEDDNGRIPLHGAAISGNMKIIEYLIEQGSDVNKADTKGYTPFNAAIQCGHLEVVKYLIDKGVKQNRYYGATPLYFAAKFGHFDIVEYFISNGSDVNEEDDNGRISLHGAAISGNMKIIEYLIEQGSDVNKADPKGWTPFNAAIYKGHLEAVKYLMDKGAKQNRYYGATPLYFAAKFGHFDIVEYFISNGSDVNEEDDNGRIPLHGAAISGNMKIIEYLIEQGSDVNKADPKGWTPFNAAIYKGHLEAAKYLMDKGAKQNRYDGMTPLYIAAQFGHFDIVEYFISNGSDVNVEDDNGRIPLHGAAISGNMKIIEYLIEQGSDVNKADTKGWTPFNAAIQYGHLEVVKYLIDKGAKQNRYDGATPLYAAAQFGHLDIVKFFISNGAAVNEEGDNGRIPLHGAAISGNMKIIEYLIEQGSDVNKADSKGWTPFNAAIYKGHLEAVKYLMDKGAKQNRYDGMTPLYIAAQFGHFDIVEYFISNGSDVNVEDDNGRIPLHGAAISGNMKIIEYLIEQGSDVNKADTKGWTPFNAAIQYGHLEAVKYLIDKGAKQNRYDGATPLYAAAQFGHLDIVKFFISNGAAVNGEHGDVMIPLHGAAINGNMKIMEYLIELGSDVNKADPKGWTPFNAAIQYGHLEAVKYLIDKGAKQNRYDGATPLYFAAQFGHFDIVEYFISNGSDVNEEDDNGRIPLHGAAISGNMKIIEYLIEQGSDVNKDYTKGWTPFNAAIYKGHLEAVKYLIDKGAKQNRYDGATPLYFAAQFGRFDIVEYFISNGSDVNEEDDNGRIPLHGAAISGNMKIIEYLIEQGSDVNKAYTKGWTPFNAAIYKGHLEAVKYLMDKGAKQNRYDGMTPLYIAAQAGHLDIVRFLISNGADVNEVDDKGMIALHAAARKGNIEIVEYFIQQDSDVNKTDRNGLTQLNMAIIEGQLKVVKFLIAKGANYLSYEGMTPLYIATQYDHIDVVKFLVSKGVSVNEGTESGKSPLHAACYNGNIDIVEYLLLNNANVNKQDEDGWTPLQAAAQEGHLQVVKYLSVRGAHMKDMDGITSIQTSPNTAHSTRQIQGILITNTFAQIASRNQQQRGHRTAIQAESATLAEQSKLHVHNIYDDNAFMQAGIKEEMCAELSLSTVAHKVEGRANLEPNPFYGAQSKFPEKSEHGSSQDDIDAVQNNTTRKQYNRVNDTSRSVSLGPQKLQYSGFGPPFLHTLNNSMTNGQISEDPWSRWHLPTEEIGLTRNPPSLITARNDRVIHGASSESNRALRSKPSSTDHEDVYYKKHLAYIGATSANADWKFLAQSCTTHTEKSKPQVHIIHDENAFIHAETEEESWDRKSLKALPTGTHHHEDDANDDRTPFVGAQPKTPNRQDQTQDHLEAVDDIITRTRNNEANKNDLPKSPGHQTWDSRYDPPFLRTLNSVMTSAELSKNGGSIWHHLGEEIGQTRKCSKPIITRRDPSIERASLESNR, from the exons ATGAAGATGCTGGAGTATCTTATTCAAGAAGGGTCAGATGTGAACAAGGCTGATCCAAAGGGAtggacaccattcaatgctgctaTTGAATACGGTCATCTAGAtgctgtcaaatatctcatagatAAAGGAGCCAAGCAGAACAGGTATGATGGAATGACCCCACTGTATGCTGCAGCTCAATCCGACCATTTAGATATCGCGAAATTCTTCATCTCAAATGGCGCTGATGTTAATGAAGAAGATGATTATGGGATGATTCCTCTTCATGGAGCTGCTATCAATGGTAACATGAAGATCATGGAGTATCTCATTGAACAAGGGTCTGATGTAAACAAGGCTGATCCAAATGGTTTgacaccattcaatgctgctaTTTACAAAGGGCATCTAgaagctgtcaaatatctcatcGATAAAGGAGCCAAGCAGAACAGATATTATGGAGCGACCCCTCTCTATTTCGCAGCTAAATTCGGTCATTTCGATATAGTGGAATACTTCATTTCCAATGGATCTGATGTTAAcgaagaagatgataatggaAGGATTCCTCTTCACGGTGCTGCTATCAGTGGTAATATGAAGATCATTGAATATCTCATTGAACAAGGGTCTGATGTGAACAAGGCTGATACAAAGGGTTATacaccattcaatgctgctaTCCAATGCGGTCATCTAGAAGTTGTCAAATATCTCATCGATAAAGGAGTCAAGCAGAACAGATATTATGGAGCGACCCCTCTCTATTTCGCAGCTAAATTCGGTCATTTCGATATAGTGGAATACTTCATTTCCAATGGATCTGATGTTAAcgaagaagatgataatggaAGGATTTCTCTTCACGGTGCTGCTATCAGTGGTAATATGAAGATCATTGAATATCTCATTGAACAAGGGTCTGATGTGAACAAGGCCGATCCAAAGGGttggacaccattcaatgctgctaTTTACAAAGGGCATCTAgaagctgtcaaatatctcatgGATAAAGGAGCCAAGCAGAACAGATATTATGGAGCGACCCCTCTCTATTTCGCAGCTAAATTCGGTCATTTCGATATAGTGGAATACTTCATTTCCAATGGATCTGATGTTAAcgaagaagatgataatggaAGGATTCCTCTTCACGGTGCTGCTATCAGTGGTAATATGAAGATCATTGAATATCTCATTGAACAAGGGTCTGATGTGAACAAGGCCGATCCAAAGGGttggacaccattcaatgctgctaTTTACAAAGGGCATCTAGAAGCTGCCAAATATCTCATGGATAAAGGAGCCAAGCAGAACAGGTATGATGGAATGACCCCACTCTATATTGCAGCACAATTCGGTCATTTCGATATAGTGGAATACTTCATTTCCAATGGATCTGATGTTAATGTAGAAGATGATAATGGAAGGATTCCTCTTCACGGTGCTGCTATCAGTGGTAATATGAAGATCATTGAATATCTCATTGAACAAGGGTCTGATGTGAACAAGGCTGATACAAAGGGttggacaccattcaatgctgctaTCCAATACGGTCATCTAGAAGTTGTCAAATATCTCATCGATAAAGGAGCCAAGCAGAACAGATATGATGGAGCGACCCCACTCTATGCTGCAGCTCAATTCGGTCATTTAGATATCGTGAAATTCTTCATTTCTAATGGTGCTGCTGTTAACGAAGAAGGTGATAATGGAAGGATTCCTCTTCACGGTGCTGCTATCAGTGGTAATATGAAGATCATTGAATATCTCATTGAACAAGGGTCTGATGTGAACAAGGCCGATTCAAAGGGttggacaccattcaatgctgctaTTTACAAAGGGCATCTAgaagctgtcaaatatctcatgGATAAAGGAGCCAAGCAGAACAGGTATGATGGAATGACCCCACTCTATATTGCAGCACAATTCGGTCATTTCGATATAGTGGAATACTTCATTTCCAATGGATCTGATGTTAATGTAGAAGATGATAATGGAAGGATTCCTCTTCACGGTGCTGCTATCAGTGGTAATATGAAGATCATTGAATATCTCATTGAACAAGGGTCTGATGTGAACAAGGCTGATACAAAGGGttggacaccattcaatgctgctaTCCAATACGGTCATCTAgaagctgtcaaatatctcatcGATAAAGGAGCCAAGCAGAACAGATATGATGGAGCGACCCCACTCTATGCTGCAGCTCAATTCGGTCATTTAGATATCGtgaaatttttcatttctaATGGTGCTGCTGTTAATGGAGAACATGGTGATGTGATGATTCCTCTTCATGGAGCTGCTATCAATGGTAACATGAAGATCATGGAGTATCTCATTGAGTTAGGGTCAGATGTAAACAAGGCTGATCCAAAGGGttggacaccattcaatgctgctaTCCAATACGGTCATCTAgaagctgtcaaatatctcatcGATAAAGGAGCCAAGCAGAACAGATATGATGGAGCGACCCCTCTCTATTTTGCAGCTCAATTCGGTCATTTCGATATCGTGGAATACTTCATTTCCAATGGATCTGATGTTAAcgaagaagatgataatggaAGGATTCCTCTTCACGGTGCTGCTATCAGTGGTAATATGAAGATCATTGAATATCTCATTGAACAAGGGTCTGATGTGAACAAGGACTATACAAAGGGttggacaccattcaatgctgctaTTTACAAAGGGCATCTAgaagctgtcaaatatctcatcGATAAAGGAGCCAAGCAGAACAGATATGATGGAGCGACCCCTCTCTATTTCGCAGCTCAATTCGGTCGTTTCGATATAGTGGAATACTTCATTTCCAATGGATCTGATGTTAAcgaagaagatgataatggaAGGATTCCTCTTCACGGTGCTGCTATTAGCGGTAATATGAAGATCATTGAATATCTCATTGAACAAGGGTCTGATGTGAACAAGGCCTATACAAAGGGttggacaccattcaatgctgctaTTTACAAAGGGCATCTAgaagctgtcaaatatctcatgGATAAAGGAGCCAAGCAGAACAGGTATGATGGAATGACCCCACTCTATATTGCAGCACAAGCCGGTCATTTAGATATCGTCCGATTCTTGATATCTAACGGTGCTGACGTCAATGAGGTTGATGACAAAGGGATGATTGCTCTCCATGCTGCTGCCCGTAAAGGTAACATTGAAATCGTTGAGTATTTTATTCAACAAGACTCTGATGTAAACAAGACGGATAGAAATGGACTGACACAACTGAACATGGCAATCATCGAAGGGCAGTTGAAAGTTGTTAAATTTCTCATTGCTAAAGGAGCCAATTATTTAAGTTATGAAGGTATGACTCCACTTTACATCGCAACACAATACGACCATATCGACGTAGTGAAATTCCTCGTGTCCAAAGGAGTCAGCGTAAACGAAGGGACTGAAAGCGGGAAGTCTCCGCTCCATGCAGCATGTTACAACGGTAACATCGATATAGTAGAATACTTACTTCTCAACAATGCTAATGTAAATAAACAAGATGAAGATGGGTGGACGCCACTCCAAGCCGCTGCACAAGAAGGTCACCTACAAGTAGTCAAGTATCTTTCAGTACGTGGTGCACACATGAAGGATATGGATGGCATAACTTCGATACAGACGTCGCCAAACACAGCTCATTCTACTCGTCAAATACAAGGAATATTGATTACCAACACCTTTGCTCAAATTGCGTCACGAAATCAACAACAGAGAGGTCATCGGACTGCAATCCAAGCAGAATCTGCAACACTTGCAGAACAATCCAAACTACACGTTCATAATATCTATGATGACAATGCTTTCATGCAAGCTGGCATAAAAGAGGAGATGTGTGCTGAACTCTCGTTGAGCACTGTGGCTCATAAAGTTGAGGGTCGCGCCAATCTGGAGCCAAATCCTTTCTATGGTGCCCAATCGAAATTTCCTGAGAAATCTGAACATGGTTCATCCCAGGATGACATTGACGCAGTACAAAACAACACGACTAGGAAACAATACAACCGAGTCAATGATACAAGCCGCTCTGTCTCACTCGGACCTCAGAAACTGCAATACAGCGGATTTGGCCCACCCTTCCTACACACCCTGAACAACTCTATGACAAATGGGCAGATTTCAGAAGACCCATGGTCGAGATGGCATCTCCCAACTGAAGAGATTGGACTTACCAGA AACCCTCCAAGTCTGATCACTGCAAGAAATGATCGTGTCATTCATGGAGCTTCGTCAGAGTCAAACAG AGCCCTAAGATCAAAACCCTCATCGACTGATCATGAAGATGTCTACTACAAAAAACACCTCGCCTACATAGGAGCAACTTCTGCCAACGCTGACTGGAAATTCTTG GCGCAGTCATGTACAACACATACAGAAAAATCTAAGCCCCAGGTGCACATTATTCATGACGAGAATGCATTCATTCACGCTGAAACTGAAGAAGAAAGTTGGGATAGAAAGTCGTTGAAAGCTCTTCCGACAGGGACCCATCATCATGAGGATGACGCAAATGACGATCGTACTCCTTTCGTTGGTGCCCAGCCGAAAACTCCGAACAGACAGGATCAAACACAAGATCACTTGGAAGCTGTAGATGACATCATAACTAGGACAAGAAATAACGAAGCCAATAAAAATGACCTTCCGAAATCCCCCGGACATCAGACATGGGACAGCAGATACGATCCACCATTTCTACGGACTCTTAACTCCGTCATGACTAGTGCCGAGctttcaaaaaatggagggTCGATATGGCATCACTTAGGTGAAGAGATTGGACAAACGAGG AAATGTTCCAAACCGATTATCACAAGAAGGGATCCTTCCATTGAGAGGGCTTCATTGGAGTCAAACAGGTAA
- the LOC121412866 gene encoding uncharacterized protein LOC121412866 — MVWRILSKHRNTCTGRPPSILMILQTFLQMVLALAFLLAECPVYVAGNGLKEKVTLLAGRRGVVPFHFPWSNNDTSQDIPYFQVRFESQNQPFCVNGMHVIDGFKSSTQSSRYTTSVTGLDTGCVNLFIDDVDTVDQDRYIFDAIWHELGDIRHEVIKKEVTVKVPPGSAKCFITLNDNCAYGEVRCRATTGSVGTSLSCYQNDQKLNILEEVSDNGQTTSGTFCLLHDTTFSCCSHEVESDAIASTCNDFRWPRRVPGKRTTTQNIPESLTDTSSSSPIYTNLETSQKTQLEFDIDSGAGRHKPPLFKYFLYPLIYALHSVY; from the exons ATGGTATGGAGAATCTTG TCGAAACACCGAAACACATGTACAGGTCGACCCCCTTCAATTCTTATGATCTTACAAACTTTCCTTCAGATGGTCTTAGCTTTAGCTTTCCTTCTTGCCGAATGTCCAGTTTACGTAGCAGGCAACGGTCTCAAGGAAAAGGTAACTTTGCTTGCGGGTAGACGTGGTGTAGTCCCATTCCATTTCCCATGGTCCAATAATGATACATCCCAGGACATCCCATATTTTCAAGTTCGGTTCGAATcgcaaaatcagccattttgcgTAAATGGAATGCATGTGATAGATGGGTTCAAAAGCTCAACGCAGTCTTCGAGATATACGACATCTGTCACGGGCTTAGACACAGGCTGCGTAAATCTATTCATAGATGATGTTGATACTGTAGACCAGGATAGATACATATTCGATGCAATCTGGCACGAGCTAGGGGACATAAGACATGAAGTTATTAAGAAGGAGGTCACTGTAAAGGTTCCACCTGGATCAGCAAAATGTTTCATTACTTTAAATGACAACTGCGCTTATGGAGAAGTACGCTGTCGAGCCACTACTGGAAGTGTAGGAACCTCACTGTCATGTTACCAGAATGATCAAAAGCTTAACATCCTTGAAGAAGTCTCAGATAACGGGCAAACGACAAGTGGTACATTTTGTCTTCTTCATGACACTACTTTTTCTTGCTGTTCACACGAAGTAGAGTCTGACGCAATTGCTTCAACGTGCAATGACTTCCGGTGGCCACGTCGTGTGCCTGGTAAACGTACTACAACACAGAACATACCTGAATCCCTTACCGATACCAGCAGTAGTAGTCCTATTTACACCAATCTTGAAACCAGTCAAAAGACCCAACTAGAATTTGATATCGATTCCGGGGCTGGTAGGCACAAGCCTCCACTTTTCAAATACTTTTTATACCCGTTGATTTACGCCCTTCACTCTGTCTACTAA